The proteins below come from a single Mesorhizobium loti genomic window:
- a CDS encoding transposase codes for MAEATTAVSPLRRRMIDDMSLRNLSPATQRSYLHAVAKFSRYFGRSPDRLGLEDVRAFQVYLVSQGISWPALNQTVCALRFFYGVTLDRAGPNPVRIATEGAMWGAIRHHGFLGDTVVVSDDAGQFRIGDHALCWVHAERLVHKLIPVTPDQRQAVDIMRQLIWWFYRDLKSYQRAPCPRHAAALRARFERLFKRRTGYVMLDRLLARLHRRKHELLRVLDRPEIPLHTNGSENDIRTFVTKRKISGGTVSEAGKNARDVLLGLMKTCIKLDVSFFRYLGDRLGIPTQESIPPLPDLVRQAAQA; via the coding sequence ATGGCTGAAGCCACGACAGCGGTAAGCCCGCTGCGCCGTCGCATGATCGACGACATGAGCTTGCGCAACCTGTCGCCCGCGACGCAACGATCCTATCTGCATGCGGTGGCGAAGTTCAGCCGTTATTTCGGCCGGTCGCCGGATCGGCTGGGGCTGGAGGACGTCCGTGCGTTCCAGGTTTATCTGGTGTCGCAGGGCATTTCCTGGCCGGCGCTGAACCAGACGGTCTGTGCGTTGCGTTTCTTCTACGGCGTGACGCTGGACCGGGCGGGGCCCAACCCAGTCAGGATCGCCACCGAAGGGGCGATGTGGGGAGCGATCCGCCACCACGGCTTTCTTGGCGATACCGTGGTCGTGTCCGATGATGCCGGCCAGTTCCGCATCGGCGACCATGCTCTGTGCTGGGTCCACGCCGAGCGGCTCGTCCACAAATTGATACCCGTGACCCCGGATCAACGTCAGGCCGTCGACATCATGCGCCAGTTGATCTGGTGGTTCTATCGCGACCTCAAGAGCTACCAGCGTGCTCCTTGTCCGCGCCACGCGGCGGCCCTGCGCGCCCGCTTCGAGCGCCTGTTCAAACGACGAACCGGCTACGTCATGCTCGACCGGCTTCTTGCCAGGCTGCATCGCCGCAAGCATGAACTCCTGCGCGTTCTCGATCGTCCCGAGATCCCGCTCCACACCAATGGTTCGGAAAACGACATCCGCACCTTCGTCACCAAGCGCAAGATCTCCGGCGGAACCGTCAGCGAGGCAGGCAAGAACGCCCGCGACGTCCTGCTCGGCCTGATGAAGACCTGCATCAAGCTCGACGTCTCATTCTTCCGCTATCTCGGCGACCGCCTCGGCATACCAACACAAGAGTCGATTCCGCCGCTCCCGGATCTCGTTAGGCAAGCCGCTCAAGCCTGA
- a CDS encoding IS21 family transposase, which produces MTSRSRHQSKDAAAASAGFSARTARRIDKDPRLPSQKKQPRTWRTRTDPLTDVWPRVLEMLGIPGVMAVTIFEDLQDELGLDALPDSVRRTLERRIAKWRALHGEDKEVFFPQRHDPGRQALSDFTVTDSLGVTIAGEPFPHRLYHFRLACSGWEHARVILGGESFSAVAEGLQDALWKLGGVPREHRTDSLSAAFKNLDRDAERDFTKRYGDLCRHYGMEPTRNNPGVANENGSIEAANGHIKIRLDQRLRRRRSRDFDSLEAYRAFVSGVCDRHNARRAKAVAAERETLKTLPKRRTTDFAMVTAKVTRNSTINVDRILYSVPSRLIGNKIEVRLFDDRLECFLGPDPVMRMTRARTDRARGHSIDYHHLIGTLRRKPQALRYLVYREALFPRAAYARAWTALDEALPPRDACRSMVALLAMASTCEAIEITLADRLDAILDAGRLPDLAKLEIEFASKPNSSSEVAIPEPNLEAYDRLLPSACEVRP; this is translated from the coding sequence ATGACCTCCCGTTCCCGACACCAAAGCAAGGATGCCGCCGCAGCCAGCGCCGGCTTTAGCGCGCGCACCGCACGCCGCATAGACAAAGACCCGCGTTTGCCGTCTCAAAAGAAGCAGCCGCGAACCTGGCGAACTCGCACCGACCCACTGACGGACGTCTGGCCCCGGGTATTGGAGATGCTGGGGATACCAGGTGTCATGGCCGTGACGATCTTCGAGGACCTCCAGGATGAACTCGGCCTTGACGCTCTTCCCGACAGCGTCCGCCGCACGCTGGAGCGTCGCATCGCCAAATGGCGCGCCCTTCACGGCGAAGACAAGGAGGTCTTCTTCCCTCAGCGCCATGATCCCGGCCGCCAGGCGCTGTCCGATTTCACCGTCACGGACAGCCTCGGCGTCACCATTGCCGGCGAGCCTTTCCCGCACCGCCTCTATCATTTCCGGCTGGCCTGTAGCGGCTGGGAACATGCGCGAGTCATTCTCGGCGGCGAAAGCTTTTCAGCTGTCGCCGAAGGCCTGCAGGATGCGCTTTGGAAGCTGGGCGGCGTCCCGCGCGAACACCGGACTGACTCGCTGTCGGCTGCTTTCAAAAACCTCGACCGCGACGCCGAACGCGATTTTACCAAGCGTTATGGCGACCTGTGCCGACACTACGGCATGGAGCCCACCCGCAACAATCCCGGCGTCGCCAATGAGAACGGTAGCATCGAAGCCGCCAACGGCCACATCAAGATCCGCCTCGACCAGAGGCTCCGGCGCCGCCGAAGCCGAGATTTCGACAGCCTTGAAGCCTATCGAGCCTTCGTCAGTGGCGTCTGCGATCGTCACAACGCCCGCCGCGCCAAGGCCGTCGCGGCCGAGCGCGAGACGCTCAAAACTCTGCCCAAGCGCCGAACCACCGACTTCGCGATGGTGACGGCGAAGGTGACACGCAACAGCACCATCAATGTCGATCGGATCCTCTATTCCGTTCCGTCCCGGCTCATCGGCAACAAGATCGAAGTGCGTCTCTTCGATGACCGGCTGGAATGCTTCCTCGGCCCCGACCCGGTCATGCGCATGACCCGCGCACGGACCGACCGAGCACGCGGCCACTCGATCGATTATCATCATCTGATCGGTACACTGCGGCGCAAGCCGCAAGCCCTCCGATACCTCGTCTACCGCGAAGCACTCTTCCCGCGCGCAGCCTACGCTCGCGCCTGGACCGCTCTGGACGAAGCCCTGCCGCCCAGAGACGCCTGCCGGTCAATGGTCGCTTTGCTGGCAATGGCCTCGACCTGCGAAGCCATTGAGATCACCTTGGCCGATCGTCTCGACGCAATCCTGGACGCCGGCCGGCTGCCTGACCTCGCCAAACTTGAGATCGAGTTCGCGAGCAAACCGAACTCGTCGAGCGAGGTCGCCATCCCAGAGCCAAATCTTGAAGCCTACGATCGGCTTCTGCCCTCGGCTTGCGAGGTACGGCCATGA
- a CDS encoding YscO family type III secretion system apparatus protein — translation MTDLRRWREDLPAREGALYDPLIGEAAALIDLDEVNAKMISLRQHEQLLQQHLEQARAQTDLARQAREEAYGTAREAGREVSKFESLVRALRSDATLEEERSADLESEDFAQRQTRLGREQDDNVSVNLHPMWSGHSLSEFTDRDCADPGKRFWSVLGCAILTDVERGHVEADTSETTSGGR, via the coding sequence TTGACGGACCTTCGTAGATGGCGCGAAGACCTTCCCGCTCGCGAAGGCGCGCTATACGACCCTTTGATCGGGGAAGCCGCCGCGCTCATTGATCTTGACGAGGTGAATGCGAAGATGATCTCGCTGCGTCAACACGAACAGCTACTCCAACAGCACCTCGAACAGGCAAGGGCACAAACCGACTTAGCTCGGCAGGCACGTGAGGAGGCGTACGGCACGGCGCGTGAGGCAGGGCGCGAGGTTAGCAAATTCGAGAGTCTCGTTCGAGCCCTGCGCTCCGACGCCACCCTCGAGGAAGAGCGCTCAGCGGATTTGGAATCGGAGGATTTCGCCCAGAGGCAGACTCGTTTAGGCAGGGAGCAAGACGATAATGTGTCGGTGAACCTGCATCCGATGTGGAGCGGCCATTCGTTGTCAGAATTCACTGACCGCGATTGCGCGGATCCCGGAAAGCGATTTTGGTCGGTTCTCGGCTGCGCCATCCTAACGGACGTCGAGAGGGGCCATGTCGAGGCTGACACAAGCGAGACGACTTCTGGCGGCCGTTGA
- a CDS encoding ISKra4 family transposase, translating to MAAQLRMKVWVELVGADGLPLRREIAIVARNVEGARLGDFGLSLDESKGIQRRLQGEFTQFQADQAAQLDRNCLECGRVRSIHDYRSRTVDSLFGVCRMRVPRFRGCACDGSANPGEGRTEALLNGRATPELQRIQAELGSRLSFREAARVLDLFVPAMRPHNHRTVSNRLAKVADQIEKWDLASPYRLSRADGSPISVFIDGAYIRAVPGYQSRHFEIAMGRVVTKGRPPRQFAASPHVTTGKHDVVRAALRAQGWVPGSDVTVFSDGDVGLQGIVIGATRQPITHILDWFHLSMRLRHIEQAWEGLKSVGNLSIYLRDTALHVPRLRHLLWSGYVREATRAVRDMLCQLEQYARLPDASNKLKRFFELVSNLQTYLIQNKTSLVDYCQRYWADHPISSAPAESAANSLVNARMNKKRQMRWSPAGAHRVLQVRAAVADGRLKQAKFALAA from the coding sequence GTGGCAGCGCAATTGAGGATGAAGGTCTGGGTCGAATTGGTTGGCGCCGATGGCCTGCCGCTACGTCGAGAGATCGCAATTGTCGCACGCAACGTCGAAGGGGCGCGGCTCGGCGACTTCGGCCTCTCTCTGGATGAAAGCAAGGGCATACAGCGCCGCCTGCAGGGGGAATTCACGCAGTTCCAGGCAGATCAGGCGGCACAGCTCGATAGGAATTGTTTGGAATGCGGTCGCGTTAGGAGCATCCATGACTACCGATCTCGCACGGTCGACTCGCTCTTTGGCGTTTGCCGTATGCGCGTACCTCGCTTTCGCGGCTGCGCGTGCGACGGATCGGCGAATCCTGGCGAAGGAAGAACAGAAGCCCTGTTGAACGGCAGAGCCACGCCGGAGTTGCAGCGCATTCAGGCTGAACTCGGCTCCCGATTGTCATTTCGTGAAGCGGCGCGTGTTCTCGACCTTTTTGTGCCGGCCATGCGGCCGCACAATCATCGCACTGTAAGCAACCGGCTGGCGAAGGTCGCCGATCAGATCGAGAAATGGGACCTTGCAAGTCCCTATAGACTGAGCCGTGCCGACGGGTCGCCCATTTCCGTGTTCATTGATGGCGCCTACATTCGCGCGGTCCCCGGATACCAGAGCCGCCATTTCGAAATTGCCATGGGGCGGGTTGTGACCAAAGGCCGACCACCGCGTCAGTTCGCGGCCTCACCGCATGTTACCACCGGCAAGCACGACGTTGTTCGTGCGGCGCTGCGGGCGCAAGGGTGGGTGCCAGGCAGCGACGTCACCGTTTTCAGCGACGGAGACGTCGGGCTGCAGGGTATCGTCATCGGCGCAACACGCCAGCCCATCACCCACATTCTCGACTGGTTCCATCTGTCGATGCGGCTCCGTCACATCGAACAGGCGTGGGAAGGGCTCAAGAGCGTTGGCAATCTGAGTATCTACCTTCGAGACACTGCGCTTCATGTGCCGCGGCTTCGTCATCTCCTCTGGAGCGGCTACGTCAGGGAGGCGACGAGAGCCGTGAGGGATATGCTTTGCCAGTTGGAGCAATATGCTCGGCTGCCGGATGCCAGCAACAAGCTCAAGCGCTTCTTCGAACTGGTCAGCAATCTTCAGACCTACCTGATCCAGAACAAAACCTCCCTGGTCGACTACTGCCAACGATATTGGGCGGATCACCCGATCTCGAGTGCCCCGGCCGAATCCGCCGCCAACAGCCTCGTCAATGCCCGCATGAACAAAAAACGTCAGATGCGCTGGTCTCCCGCAGGGGCTCACAGGGTACTTCAGGTCCGCGCGGCGGTTGCCGATGGTCGATTGAAGCAAGCCAAGTTTGCCCTTGCGGCTTGA
- a CDS encoding DUF2285 domain-containing protein, with amino-acid sequence MQHFSTWSRRPVTCHDGVSCFAESYGRNSLVFWSPLWCVHVLPVIAEHLSASSATAPFELSALPFRATVLLAPDTGQHVLLRNAEHTLQLAVSGADILQPVCLHTEAIWPAMLSKHRLRALECLNALSVGQHLPARLFPPEKRGPRLTFVLRALDGSLAGASHRELAEALIGHRRVNADWRDPRDHLRDRIRRAVSRGRALMNGGYRDFLT; translated from the coding sequence ATCCAGCATTTCTCGACGTGGTCGCGTCGGCCGGTGACCTGTCACGATGGGGTGTCCTGTTTCGCCGAGTCTTACGGGCGCAATTCGCTCGTTTTCTGGTCTCCGCTCTGGTGCGTTCATGTGTTGCCAGTCATTGCAGAACATCTGTCAGCATCGTCGGCGACAGCGCCGTTCGAACTCTCGGCATTACCATTTCGCGCGACGGTCCTGCTGGCGCCCGACACGGGCCAGCATGTTCTTCTTCGCAACGCCGAGCATACGCTCCAGCTCGCCGTCTCTGGCGCGGATATCTTGCAACCTGTCTGCCTCCATACCGAGGCGATCTGGCCCGCGATGCTTTCGAAGCACCGCCTGAGGGCGCTCGAGTGCCTCAATGCTCTAAGTGTGGGTCAACATCTGCCTGCCCGCTTGTTTCCGCCAGAAAAACGCGGTCCCCGTCTAACCTTCGTTCTTCGTGCGCTCGACGGCTCACTTGCTGGGGCGTCACATCGCGAGCTCGCCGAAGCGCTGATTGGTCACCGGCGCGTCAATGCCGACTGGAGAGATCCTCGCGATCATCTGCGCGACCGTATTCGCCGTGCCGTCTCTCGTGGCCGCGCCCTCATGAACGGAGGGTACAGAGATTTCCTCACTTGA
- a CDS encoding IS6 family transposase produces the protein MFKGRHFDQSVILLCVRWYLAYGLSLRDLKEMMAERGIGVDHSTIHRWVVHFSPRLLERFNRRKRAVTRKWHVDETYIKVRGKWMYLYRAIDSAGDTVEFWFSEHRDLLAAKRFFRKALERHGRPARVVIDGSQTNREALVSCDAENRLRRPSRRAPKRIGIRQSRYLNNRIEQDHRRIKRRVRPMLGFKSFASATATLAGVEMIHMMRKRQARYAYNPNPSIAEQFEIIAAA, from the coding sequence ATGTTCAAGGGCCGCCATTTCGACCAGTCCGTAATCCTGCTGTGCGTGCGCTGGTATCTGGCCTATGGCCTGAGCCTGCGCGACCTGAAGGAAATGATGGCGGAGCGCGGCATCGGCGTCGACCATTCGACGATCCACCGCTGGGTCGTTCACTTCTCGCCTCGGCTGCTGGAGCGTTTCAATCGACGCAAGCGCGCGGTGACCAGAAAATGGCATGTCGACGAGACCTATATCAAGGTTCGCGGAAAGTGGATGTATCTCTATCGCGCGATCGACAGCGCCGGCGACACCGTCGAGTTCTGGTTCAGCGAACACCGGGACCTGCTGGCGGCCAAACGGTTTTTCCGAAAAGCGCTTGAACGCCATGGGCGGCCCGCGCGGGTGGTCATCGACGGCAGCCAGACCAACCGCGAGGCGCTCGTCTCGTGCGATGCCGAAAACCGACTGCGCCGTCCCTCCCGGCGCGCTCCCAAACGGATTGGCATCCGCCAGAGCCGATATCTCAACAACCGCATCGAGCAGGACCATCGGCGTATCAAGCGCCGGGTGCGGCCGATGCTCGGTTTCAAGTCATTCGCAAGCGCGACGGCAACACTGGCTGGAGTCGAGATGATCCACATGATGCGCAAACGGCAGGCGAGGTACGCCTACAATCCAAATCCGTCGATTGCTGAACAGTTTGAAATCATCGCCGCAGCGTGA
- a CDS encoding IS6 family transposase produces MTRFSRDPLYRRHRFPAQVIAHAVWLYFRFPLSLRMVEDMLAARGVIVSHQTVRLWAEKFGRHFANDIRKRSAGKLGDKWYLDEVVITIGGKKHWLWRAVDQDGFVLDVLVQSRRNAKAAKRLMRKLLKGQGRSPRVMITDKLRSYGAAKREIMPGVEHRSHKGLNNRAENSHQPVRRRERIMKRFKSARHLQRFVSVHDPIANLFNVPRHDIPSTHHRELRATAMQAWRQIARLHAE; encoded by the coding sequence ATGACCAGATTTTCCCGTGATCCTCTTTATCGTCGCCACCGATTTCCGGCGCAGGTGATTGCCCATGCCGTTTGGCTCTATTTCCGGTTTCCGCTCAGCCTGCGGATGGTCGAGGATATGCTGGCAGCTCGTGGCGTCATCGTCTCTCACCAGACCGTGCGACTTTGGGCTGAGAAATTTGGCAGACACTTTGCCAATGATATCCGGAAGCGATCGGCCGGCAAGCTCGGCGACAAATGGTATCTCGATGAGGTTGTCATCACCATCGGTGGAAAGAAACACTGGCTTTGGCGCGCCGTTGATCAGGACGGGTTTGTTCTCGACGTGTTGGTGCAAAGCCGTCGCAATGCCAAGGCGGCAAAGCGCTTGATGCGAAAGCTTCTGAAAGGGCAAGGCCGTTCGCCGCGTGTGATGATCACCGACAAGCTTCGATCCTACGGTGCGGCGAAGCGGGAGATCATGCCAGGCGTCGAGCATCGCTCGCACAAGGGCCTGAACAATCGGGCGGAGAACTCTCATCAACCCGTCCGACGGCGGGAGAGGATCATGAAGCGCTTCAAGTCAGCGCGACATCTTCAGCGTTTCGTTTCCGTCCACGACCCGATCGCCAACCTCTTTAACGTTCCCCGCCACGATATTCCATCCACCCACCATCGAGAACTGCGAGCAACTGCCATGCAAGCATGGCGCCAAATCGCGCGACTTCACGCCGAATGA
- a CDS encoding thiamine phosphate synthase, with product MGNHLRRKSVATIKRITGKSGHAARSHILIDARLTLRCRDEATLRTEIRRANDVCAVHRCQLIVNDYWRLAIEKGCDFVHLDHEDLAAADLLAIKYAGLKLGLSTHDHAELETALAAEPDYIALGPIYPTILKKMKWRPQGVERIGEWKRRVAPIPLVAIGGLNPDRLDGVFAAGADSAAVVTDITLNADPELRTREWIEKTDPSR from the coding sequence ATGGGCAATCACCTGCGCCGGAAATCGGTGGCGACGATAAAGAGGATCACGGGAAAATCTGGTCATGCCGCCAGATCCCACATTTTGATCGATGCCCGGTTAACGTTACGGTGCCGCGACGAGGCCACTCTGCGGACGGAAATCCGCCGCGCCAACGACGTCTGCGCGGTCCATCGCTGCCAACTGATCGTCAACGACTATTGGCGGCTCGCCATTGAAAAAGGCTGCGACTTCGTCCATCTCGACCACGAGGATTTGGCCGCGGCCGACCTGCTGGCGATCAAGTACGCCGGATTGAAGCTCGGACTTTCGACCCACGATCACGCCGAACTGGAAACAGCCCTCGCAGCCGAACCGGACTATATCGCGCTCGGCCCCATTTACCCGACCATCCTGAAGAAGATGAAATGGCGCCCGCAAGGGGTCGAACGGATCGGCGAATGGAAGCGCCGGGTCGCGCCGATCCCATTGGTTGCCATTGGTGGCCTCAACCCTGACCGTCTCGACGGTGTCTTCGCAGCTGGTGCCGACAGCGCGGCGGTGGTCACCGACATCACATTGAATGCGGATCCCGAACTGCGCACGCGGGAATGGATCGAAAAGACGGATCCATCGCGCTGA